From the genome of Amycolatopsis camponoti:
TCGCGGCGCACAACCTGCCCGACGGGGTCGAGCCGTCGCTCGACTCGGACGCCACGTTCGACCCCGAGAACTTCTCGTTCCCGCACGGCACGCACCTGTGCGCCGCCGAGGTGGACACCGAGACCGGGCGGATCAAGCTGCGTTCGTACGTCTGCGTCGACGACGTCGGGGTCGCGGTGAACCCGCTGATCGTCGAGGGGCAGGTGCACGGCGGGCTCGCGCAAGGCATCGCGCAGGCATTGTTCGAAGGCACCGAGCACGACGACAGCGGCACGCTCACCACCGGCACGTTCGCCGACTACCTGCTGCCGTCGGCGGCGGACTTGCCGTCGTTCACCACCGACCGCACGGAGACGCCGGCGACGTCGAACCCGCTCGGCGCCAAGGGCGTCGGCGAAGCGGGCACGATCGCGTCCACCCCGGCGGTGGTCAACGCGGTGATCGACGCGGTGCGCCACTACGGGGTGAACGACATCGAGATGCCGTTGACGCCGATGCGGGTGTGGCACGCCCTGCGGCACGGCACCACCGACGCGGGCGGCCCCGGTCGCGGCGAAGCCGGCGGCGGCCTCGGTTCCCTCGACGCCACCGGAGGTGCGCAGTGATCCCGGCTTCTTTCGACTACGTCCGCCCGTCCACAGTGGACGAAGCGGTGCAGGCCCTGGCGTCGGCGGGTGAGGACGCCAAGGTCATCGCGGGCGGGCAGAGCCTGCTGCCGGTGCTGCGGATGCGGCTGGCCGCGCCGACCACGCTGGTCGACCTCGGGCGCGTCGCGGAGCTGCGCGGCGTGCGCGAGGACGGTGACGACCTCGTGATCGGGGCGATGACCACGCACTACGACGTCCAGCGGGACGCACTGGTCGCTTCGCACGCGGCTCTGCTCAAGGAGGCGACCGACACGGTGGCCGACCCGCAGATCCGCCACCGGGGCACGCTGGGCGGCGCGATCGCCCACGCCGACCCGGCCGGGGACCTGCTGGCGCCGGTCCTGGCGCTGGACGCGTCGCTGGTGCTGGCCGGGCCCTCCGGTCGTCGTACGGTGCCGGCCGCGGAGTTCTTCCAGGACCTGTTCACCACGGCGCTGGCCGCGGACGAGCTGCTGGTCGAGGTCCGCATCCCCAAGCACACCGGGTGGCGGGCGCACTACGAGAAGTTCAACCGCGTCGCCCAGGCGTGGTCAATGGTCGCGGTCGCGGTCACCGTCCGTACCGAAGCGGGCGTCATCGAGGAGGCCCGGGTCGCGCTGACGAACATGGGCTCGACCCCGGTGCGCGCTTCGGGCGTCGAAGCGGCGCTGGTCGGCGTCCAGGCCTCGGCCGACTCGATCGCCGCGGCGGCCTCGCACGCGGCCGAGGGCACGAACCCGCCGGTCGACAGCAACGCCGACGTCGAATACCGCCGTCACCTGGCCCAGGTCCTGACGGGCCGGGCCATCGCGGCGGCGGCCGGGGCCTGAGGTTCCGTTCGTCCCCCTGGCCGCCGCTCCGGCGGCGGCTAGGGTGGGCACCGGAACACGTCAGGTCTGGCAGAGAGGAGGTCGGCCCGTGCGGCTCGACCACGAATTCACCGTCCCGGCTCCGATCGGCGAGGTCTGGCAGGCGGTCGTCGACCCCGAGCGCGTCGCCCCGTGCATGCCGGGCGCCACGCTGACGAAGGTCGAAGGGGACAAGTTCAGCGGGACGGTGAAGGTCAAGCTCGGGCCGATTTCCCTGCTGTACAAGGGGAACGGCGAGTTCCTGGAGAAGGACGAAGCCGCGCGCAAGGTCACGATCAAGGCCTCGGGCAAGGACTCACGCGGGTCGGGCACGGCGGCGGCGACGGTGACGCTGACCCTGACGGAGGCCGACGGCGGAACGCACGGCTCGGTGTCGACGGAGCTGTCGATCACGGGCAAGCCCGCCCAGTTCGGCCGCGGCCTGATCAGCGAGGTGGGCGGCAAGATCCTCGACACGTTCGCGGGGTGCCTGTCGGACAAGCTGGCGCCCTCGGCTTCGCCGGCGCCGGCCCCGGTGGCGGTGGCACCGACGCCCGAGCCGACGGAGACCGCGGAGCCGGTGGCCAAGCCGGCGGTCAAGCCCGCCCCGACGACGGCGGAGATCAACACGGACCCGAAGCCGTCGCCGGCACCGTCGGACCGTCCGCCGCTGCACAGCGTCCCGGCGGCCCCGGAGACGGAAGCGATCGACCTGCTCGATTACGCGGGACAGTCGGTGCTGAAGCGGCTGGCCCCGGTGGTGGCCGGAATCGCGGCGGTGATCGGCCTGGTGGCGATCATCCGGGCGCTGCGGAAGTAGCTTCTGGTTGGTGCTGGGCCTTTGAGGTGGCGGGCTCGCGCGGGTAGGTGAGCCGGTTCGCTCGCTGCCGCCGGCAACCGGTGTCGATCTGCGCTGGTGGCGGCGATGCGCTCCGGTGCGATAGCCGGATTCTCCTGTGCTGAACCTCGCTGGTCGTGGGGCCGAGCCTTTCCGCGTCCGGGATCGCGGGAGTGGGAATCTCCCTTCGGCGTTCCCGGATCCGGATTTCCGGGGCGATGATCCAGTGGTGGACCGCTGAGCTGGGCAGATCTACCCTGCGCGGGTCTTTGGGCAGGTGCGGTGCCCGCAATTCGCCCGGACTGGCGACGCGCGTCGTCGGAACGGCTACGCTGGGCTACCTGGTCGGCCGAACTTCGCGCAAGGGGTACGTCACGATGCCGGTCCGTCACTTCTGTGGCTTCGGCTCTTGAGAGCCCAGGCCGCCGTGCGCCGGGAAGCGCTTTCCGCCTGGCCGGGCTGGCCCGCGCGGTGGGAGATGTGGACAGGGGCGAAAGCCCGCTGGATCACCTACGCGCTCGGCTGCGAGCTGGTCGCGGTCGTGGCGACCGGGGGCGCGCTGGTCACCGGGTTCGGCGGGCCCGTGCGGCCGGTCTGGTTCGCGGTGCTGGTCGCGCTCGGCGTCGCGCAGGCCGAGATGTCGCGCCGCATCGAGCGGCTGCGGCGGTGGATGAGCGGGCAGACCCACATCAACGTCACGTCGGTCTGGTACCTCGCCGGCGTCGTCCTGCTGCCGCCGGCTTGGGTGGCGCTGCTGGCCGTCGTGCTCTACGCGCACCTGTGGGTGCGCGTGTGGCGTCAGGTTCGTACGCGGCCCGCGCACCGCTTCGTCGCCAGCACGGCTTGGGCGATGCTCTCGTGCTTCGCCGCTTCGTCCGTTCTCGCGGTGTCCGGGCTGCACGGGACGCCGTTGCAGACGACGCGCGGACTGTTCGCGCTCTGCTTGGCCGCCGCGGTGTTCGAGCTGGTGAACATCGGCCTGGTCGCGGCCGGGATCTACCTCTACACGAGCCAGCGCTCGGCGGCCGACCTGATCGGCACCTGGGAGGACAACGCTTTCGAGCTCGCGACCCTCTGCCTCGGTGGCCTCGCCGCGCTGGCGCTGGCCGAGCAGCCGGTGCTGGTGGTGTTCGTGGTCGCGCCGTTGCTGCTGCTGCACCGTTACCTGCTGCTGAAGCAGCAGTTGCAGGTCGCGGCGGTCACCGATGAGAAGACGGGACTGCTCAACACCGCCGGCTGGCACGATTCCGCGGTACGCGAACACACCCGCTCCCAGCGGCGCGGCCCCGCCGGCGGCGGTTTCGCGGTGCTGATGATCGATCTTGATCATTTCAAGCGCATCAACGACACGTACGGCCACCTCACCGGCGACGACGTGCTGGCGGCGGTCGCGGTCGCGATCTCCGGCGCGGTCCGCCAAGGCGACACGACCGGCCGATTCGGCGGCGAGGAGTTCGTGGTCCTGCTGCCGGGCGTCGGCCGCGCCGAAGTGCTCGGCATCGCCGAACGCGTGCGAGCGGCGGTGGGAGAGTTGAACGTGGTGATCTCGACCGGCGGCGGAACGGTCCGAGTGGGTGGGCTGTCGGTGTCGATCGGCGTGGCCCGCCACCCGGACGCGGGCCCAACACTCGACGACGTACTCCGCTCGGCGGATGCCGCGTTGTACCGCGCCAAGGAGGCCGGCCGGAACCGCGTTGCTGTGTGAGCGGCGGTGCTCGGTCGGTTGATCGGCTCGGGCGCGGCTGGGCTGCCGGGTGAGGTTGGCCGCGGCTCGGCTCGGGATGGGATGGCTCGGCGGGGTTGGCCTGGGGTTGGCTCGCTGGTTGTGGCGGATCGAGCGGGCGCGAGGTGGCTGGGGTTGGGATCGTCGACCAGATGCTGGCCGGGGTTGGGGTCGCCAGCTTGGCGCTGGCTTGGGTTGAGTTAGACGACAGCGGAGGATCGGGCGGGTTCGGTCGCGTGGGACGCTGCTGTCGCGGCTCGATTGGGTTGGGCTGGAGTCGGTTGGGTTTGGACACCGGTCGGGGCTGGCTCCGGTGGGGATGGTTGTGCGATCGCTGGATGGGTGGACGCGCGCGGTGTGGCTCCGGCAACCTCGCTATGACCGCCGCGGCGTGTGAGGTACGGCGCGAAATACCCTCGGCCCGTAGCCGTTGAACCCGACATGGGTGGTGCGGATCACGAGACCGATGTCGTGGTGATCGGGGCGGGGCAGGCCGGACTCTCGGCCGCCTATCATCTGCGGCGGGCCGGGTTTGGCAACCGGTCCGGGTTCGTTGTGCTCGATCATGGGAAACGGGCTGGGGGCGCGTGGCAGTACCGGTGGCCCTCCCTCGTGCTCGGGAAGGTGCACGGCATCTACGACCTGCCCGGCATGGCCTTCGGCAGCCCGGACGTGACGCGTCCCGCCTCCGAAGTCGTCTCGGAGTACTTCGCTCGCTTCGAAAGCGTCTATGACCTCCCGGTCTTCAGGCCCGTTGACGTCCAGTCCGTGACGCGCGCGGGGGAGCGGCTGGTGGTTTCGAGCCCGGCCGAGTCCTGGGCCGCTCGGGCCGTGATCAGTGCGACCGGTACCTGGGATCGGCCCTTCTGGCCGCGCTACCCCGGCCAAGAGACCTTCGCCGGGCGTCAGGTGCACACCGCGGACTACGCCGGCCCCGAAGACTTTCGTGGGCAGCGGGTTGTCGTGGTCGGGGGTGGGGCCTCCGCCGTTCAGTTACTCATGGAGTTCGCCCCGCTCGCTCGCGCGACGGCGTGGGTGACACGGCGCCCGCTCGTGTGGCGCGACGAGCCGTTCAGTGAGAACTGGGGACGCGACGCCGTCGCGAAGGTCGATGAGCGGGTGCGGGCCGGGCTGGCGCCGGAGAGCGTTGTGAGCGTGACCGATCTCGCCGTGACGCCGGAAGTGCGCGCCGCACGCGCCGCCGGGATCCTCGAGCGGCGGCCGATGTTCGAGCGCATCACGCCCGACGGGGTCGTCTGGGCGGACGGCTCTCGCTTCGACGCCGACGTCATCCTCTGGGCGACCGGGTTCCGCGCGGCGATCGACCACCTCGCGCCGCTGCACGTCCGCGAACCCGGGGGCGGGATCCGGATGGACGGGACTCGCGTGGTGCGTGAACCGCGGCTGCACCTCGTGGGGTACGGGCCCTCGGCGAGCACGGTCGGGGCGAACCGGGCGGGGCGCGCGGCGGTCGCCGAGATCAAGAAGCTGCTGGGTTGAGGTCATACATCCGAAGCTACCCGAACACCTGTGCGATGGTCATCGCTGGATCGGGTGAGATCAAGAGCCGGTGCGCGGCGAAATTTTCCTTGTGAAATAAAGGAAATTGACGCGCGGGGATGGGCGCTGCCCCCGGTTTCCACGCTACCCGAGACCACCGACAAAACCGGAGGAAGCCGGGAAAGGTCGGGGCTCTGCGGTACTCATCCCGGTGCACGGGGCAGTGCTCCGATCACCGGGAACCGCTCTGAGCAGCGAAGATCAGCGCAAACTCACCCTCTTGACCGATTCAACGGCAAGACACGTCTTGTCAGCCGAAACCGGTCACCGATACAGTCCGCTTAGTTAGGAAACTTTCCTAACAGTTCAACTCTCGTTCACCGACGCCGCAGCCCAGCCACCGCCAGGCCCAGAAGGAGCGCGACGTGCCGTCGACCCGCCTACGAACATTCACCCGCCTCACCCCCGTGGTGGCCGCGATCACGCTGCTGCCCGGCGCGATCGCCGCGGCCAGTACCCCGCAAGCCGATGTCCTGCTCTCCCAAGGGAAACCGGTCGCGACGTCCACCGTCGAGAGCTCGTCCTACGCCGGGACCAAAGCCGTCGACGGCAGTACCACCACCCGGTGGGCCAGCGTCGAAGGCGCCGATCCGCAGTGGCTGCGGATCGACCTCGGCCAGTCCGCCGCGATCCACCGCGTCCTCCTCAACTGGGAAGCCGCCTACGCCAAGAAGTACCGCATCGAAGTCTCCGACGACGGCACGAACTTCACCACCGCTAGCACCGTCGACGCCGGGGACGGCAAGACCGACGACCTCACCGTGAACGCCCACGGCCGGTACGTGCGCTTCGTCGGCGTCACCCGCGCGACGAGCTACGGCTACTCCCTCTGGGAGATGCAGGTCTTCGGCTCCACGGACTCCTCCGGCGACACCCAGGCCCCGACCACCCCGGCCGGCCTCACCGCGGGCACGACCACCGCCACCAGCGCCGCCCTGACGTGGAGCGCCGCCACGGACAACGTCGGCGTCGCCGGGTACGACATCCTGCGCGACGGGACCGCCGTCGCCACCAGCGCGACCCCGTCCTACACCGACAGCGGCCTCACGCCCGACACCAGCTACTCCTACGCCGTCCGCGCCCGCGACGCCGCCGGCAACGTCTCGGGCAGCAGCACCCCGGTCACCGTGAAGACCAAGGCGGGCAGCGGAACGAGCTTCGTCCTGGCCGCGGCCGGTGACATCGCCGAACGCTGCACCTCGAGCAGCTCGAGCTGCGCCCACGTGAAGACCGCGAAACTCGTCGACGCGATGAAGCCCGCGGCCGTGATCACCATGGGCGACAACCAGTACGACGACGCCCACCTCTCGGACTTCAAGTCCTACTACGACAAGACGTGGGGCAAGTTCAAGACCATCACCCACCCGATCCCGGGCAACCACGAGTCCTACGACGACACTCCGTTCAAGGGCTACGAGGACTACTTCGGCGCCATCGCCAAGCCGCAGGGAAAGCGGTACTACAGCTGGGAGATGGGCAACTGGCACTTCATCGCCCTCGACTCCAACGACTTCGTCACCCACGACGACTTCGCCGAGCCGCCCCAGATCACCTGGCTCAAGCAGGACCTGGCCAAGAACACCAAGGGCTGCGTCGCCGCCTACTACCACCACCCGCGGTGGAGCTCCGGTGACCACGGCGACAACCCCGACAGCACCGAGCTGTGGAACATCATGACCGCGAACAAGGTCGATCTCGTCCTCAACGGCCACGACCACGACTACGAGCGGTTCGTCCCGCAGAACGCCGACGGCAAGGCGGATGGAGGAGGCCCCGTCGAGATCGTCGGCGGCTCCGGGGGCGCGAACCTCTACGACCTGAGCCCGGCGCACCAGACGACCGCCAAGCTGCTCAAGACCTTCGGCGTCCTGAAGCTGTCGATGACGGACACGTCGTTCCAGTCGCAGCTCATCGGCGTCGACGGCAAGGTCCTCGACAGCAGCCCGACCTACACCTGCCACCGGTAGGAGCGGCATGTACATCGCGGCAAGCCGTACCTCGGACCTGGCGGCGGGCACCGACCGGAAACCGGCCCTGAAGAGAGTCTCCGCCAACGTGGTGGCGCTCGGCATGGTCAGCTTGGTCACCGATGTCTCCTCGGAGATGGTCACCGCCGTCCTCCCGCTCTACCTGGTGCTCGGCCTCGGCCTGAACCCGGTGCAGTTCGGGCTGCTCGACGGGCTCTACGCGGGCGCCACCGCCCTCGTGCGGGTGCTCGGCGGGCACCTGGCCGACCGGTGGCGGCGGCTCAAGGCCGTCGCCGGGTTCGGGTACGGCTTGTCCGCAGTGTGCAAGCTCGGCCTGGTCGCGGCCGGCTCGTCGGTCGCGGCGATCGGCGTAGTCCTCGCCGCCGACCGCACCGGCAAAGGGCTGCGCACCGCCCCGCGTGACGCCCTGATCTCGCTCAGCAGCACGCCGGACGCGCTCGGCCGGTCGTTCGGCGTGCACCGCGCCCTCGACACCGTCGGCGCGTTCCTCGGTCCCCTGGTCGCGATGGCCGTGCTCGCGCTGAGCCTGGGCAGCTACACGAGCGTGTTCTTCACCAGCTTCTGCGTCGCGGCGATCGCCGTGCTGCTGCTCGCCCTCTTCGTCCGGGACCACTCCGGGAACGTCGACCGCGCCGCGGTGTCGCTGCGCAGGGCGGCCGGTCTCCTCAGGCAGAACGACTTCCGGCGTGTGACGCTCTGGGCCGCGTTGCTGGGCCTGGTGACGGTCGGCGACTCGTTCGTCTACCTCGTCCTGCAGCGGCGCTGGGAGATCGCGGCGACGTTCTTCCCGCTGTTGCCGCTGGGCACCGCCGGGGTCTACCTCGTCCTGGCCGTGCCGCTCGGCAAGCTCGCCGACCGGGTCGGGCGGTGGCCGGTGTTCCTCGGCGGCCACGGCGCGTTGTGCCTGGCGCTGGTCCTGCTGTGCGGGCCGCAGGCGGGGATCTGGCTCGCCGTCGTCGCGCTCAGCCTGCACGGCGTCTTCTACGCGGCCACCGACGGCGTCCTCATGGCCGCCGCCGGCCCGCTCATCCCGCGTGACCTCCGGGCCACCGGGATGGCCGTCGTGCAGACCGGGCAGGCCGTGGCCCGCATGCTTTCGTCCGTCCTCTTCGGACTGGCCTGGACGCTCTGGGACCTGCGGCCCGCGGTGCTCGTCGCCGCGGTCTGCCTGGCCGTGGTCGCCCTCGCCGCCGCTCTCGTGAAACCGGTGCGCCCGTGAAGAAACTCGTCCTCGCCCTGCTCGGCACGGTGCTCCTGATCGCCGCGGCCGTCGTCTACACCGTCAGCGCCCGCCACGACACGGCGGACGCCGAACCCGCCGCCCAGCTCACGCTGAGCCCCGGTCAGCTGCTGTTCCGCGACACCGCCACCGGCCGCGTCGGCGCCGTCCCGCTCGCCGAAACCGGGAAGAAACCCGAGCTCAGCGGCCTGAAGTGCGATCGCTTCGCGGTGGCGAAGCAGACCGCGTTGTGCCTGGCCGTTCGGCCGGGGACGCTCCCGGCGGTGACCGACGTCCTCGTCCTCGACGACCACCTGGCCGTCCGCCACACCGAGTCCCTGCCCGGCACGCCGAGCCGCGCCCGGGTGTCCCCGGACGGCAAGCGCGTCTACTGGACGCTGTTCGTCACCGGCGACTCGTACGCGCAGACCGGCTTTTCGACGCGCGCCGGGCTGTACGAGGTCGACACCGGGCGGCTCGTCAAGACGATCGAAGAGCTGCCGGTCTTCAAGGACGACCAGCGGTACTTCGCCCCGGACGTCAACTACTGGGGCATCACGTTCGCCCCGGACGGCAACCGCTTCTACGCGACCCTCGGCAGCAAGGGACAGACCTACCTCGTCGAAGCCGACTACCGGCGCTACCGCGGGAAGACGCTCCGGGAGAACGTCGAATGCCCGTCGCTGTCCCCGGACGCCACCCGCGTCGCCTTCAAGAAGAAGGTGGGCGAAGGGGTCTGGCGGCTGTCGGTCCTCGACCTGAAGACGATGAAGGAAACCGAGCTGGCGGAACAGAAGAGCGTGGACGA
Proteins encoded in this window:
- a CDS encoding FAD binding domain-containing protein; translated protein: MIPASFDYVRPSTVDEAVQALASAGEDAKVIAGGQSLLPVLRMRLAAPTTLVDLGRVAELRGVREDGDDLVIGAMTTHYDVQRDALVASHAALLKEATDTVADPQIRHRGTLGGAIAHADPAGDLLAPVLALDASLVLAGPSGRRTVPAAEFFQDLFTTALAADELLVEVRIPKHTGWRAHYEKFNRVAQAWSMVAVAVTVRTEAGVIEEARVALTNMGSTPVRASGVEAALVGVQASADSIAAAASHAAEGTNPPVDSNADVEYRRHLAQVLTGRAIAAAAGA
- a CDS encoding SRPBCC family protein; this translates as MRLDHEFTVPAPIGEVWQAVVDPERVAPCMPGATLTKVEGDKFSGTVKVKLGPISLLYKGNGEFLEKDEAARKVTIKASGKDSRGSGTAAATVTLTLTEADGGTHGSVSTELSITGKPAQFGRGLISEVGGKILDTFAGCLSDKLAPSASPAPAPVAVAPTPEPTETAEPVAKPAVKPAPTTAEINTDPKPSPAPSDRPPLHSVPAAPETEAIDLLDYAGQSVLKRLAPVVAGIAAVIGLVAIIRALRK
- a CDS encoding GGDEF domain-containing protein, giving the protein MWTGAKARWITYALGCELVAVVATGGALVTGFGGPVRPVWFAVLVALGVAQAEMSRRIERLRRWMSGQTHINVTSVWYLAGVVLLPPAWVALLAVVLYAHLWVRVWRQVRTRPAHRFVASTAWAMLSCFAASSVLAVSGLHGTPLQTTRGLFALCLAAAVFELVNIGLVAAGIYLYTSQRSAADLIGTWEDNAFELATLCLGGLAALALAEQPVLVVFVVAPLLLLHRYLLLKQQLQVAAVTDEKTGLLNTAGWHDSAVREHTRSQRRGPAGGGFAVLMIDLDHFKRINDTYGHLTGDDVLAAVAVAISGAVRQGDTTGRFGGEEFVVLLPGVGRAEVLGIAERVRAAVGELNVVISTGGGTVRVGGLSVSIGVARHPDAGPTLDDVLRSADAALYRAKEAGRNRVAV
- a CDS encoding NAD(P)-binding domain-containing protein, which translates into the protein MGGADHETDVVVIGAGQAGLSAAYHLRRAGFGNRSGFVVLDHGKRAGGAWQYRWPSLVLGKVHGIYDLPGMAFGSPDVTRPASEVVSEYFARFESVYDLPVFRPVDVQSVTRAGERLVVSSPAESWAARAVISATGTWDRPFWPRYPGQETFAGRQVHTADYAGPEDFRGQRVVVVGGGASAVQLLMEFAPLARATAWVTRRPLVWRDEPFSENWGRDAVAKVDERVRAGLAPESVVSVTDLAVTPEVRAARAAGILERRPMFERITPDGVVWADGSRFDADVILWATGFRAAIDHLAPLHVREPGGGIRMDGTRVVREPRLHLVGYGPSASTVGANRAGRAAVAEIKKLLG
- a CDS encoding discoidin domain-containing protein; its protein translation is MVAAITLLPGAIAAASTPQADVLLSQGKPVATSTVESSSYAGTKAVDGSTTTRWASVEGADPQWLRIDLGQSAAIHRVLLNWEAAYAKKYRIEVSDDGTNFTTASTVDAGDGKTDDLTVNAHGRYVRFVGVTRATSYGYSLWEMQVFGSTDSSGDTQAPTTPAGLTAGTTTATSAALTWSAATDNVGVAGYDILRDGTAVATSATPSYTDSGLTPDTSYSYAVRARDAAGNVSGSSTPVTVKTKAGSGTSFVLAAAGDIAERCTSSSSSCAHVKTAKLVDAMKPAAVITMGDNQYDDAHLSDFKSYYDKTWGKFKTITHPIPGNHESYDDTPFKGYEDYFGAIAKPQGKRYYSWEMGNWHFIALDSNDFVTHDDFAEPPQITWLKQDLAKNTKGCVAAYYHHPRWSSGDHGDNPDSTELWNIMTANKVDLVLNGHDHDYERFVPQNADGKADGGGPVEIVGGSGGANLYDLSPAHQTTAKLLKTFGVLKLSMTDTSFQSQLIGVDGKVLDSSPTYTCHR
- a CDS encoding MFS transporter, whose product is MYIAASRTSDLAAGTDRKPALKRVSANVVALGMVSLVTDVSSEMVTAVLPLYLVLGLGLNPVQFGLLDGLYAGATALVRVLGGHLADRWRRLKAVAGFGYGLSAVCKLGLVAAGSSVAAIGVVLAADRTGKGLRTAPRDALISLSSTPDALGRSFGVHRALDTVGAFLGPLVAMAVLALSLGSYTSVFFTSFCVAAIAVLLLALFVRDHSGNVDRAAVSLRRAAGLLRQNDFRRVTLWAALLGLVTVGDSFVYLVLQRRWEIAATFFPLLPLGTAGVYLVLAVPLGKLADRVGRWPVFLGGHGALCLALVLLCGPQAGIWLAVVALSLHGVFYAATDGVLMAAAGPLIPRDLRATGMAVVQTGQAVARMLSSVLFGLAWTLWDLRPAVLVAAVCLAVVALAAALVKPVRP
- a CDS encoding TolB family protein; amino-acid sequence: MKKLVLALLGTVLLIAAAVVYTVSARHDTADAEPAAQLTLSPGQLLFRDTATGRVGAVPLAETGKKPELSGLKCDRFAVAKQTALCLAVRPGTLPAVTDVLVLDDHLAVRHTESLPGTPSRARVSPDGKRVYWTLFVTGDSYAQTGFSTRAGLYEVDTGRLVKTIEELPVFKDDQRYFAPDVNYWGITFAPDGNRFYATLGSKGQTYLVEADYRRYRGKTLRENVECPSLSPDATRVAFKKKVGEGVWRLSVLDLKTMKETELAEQKSVDDQALWQDDHTILYGLDNAVWAVPADGSGAPRKLAENAASPAVTG